The window CGGTCGCGCCATACAGGGCGGGGTTCAGGCCGAGCGCCAGCCCCAGACCGATCAGCGTCGAGAGGGTGACCACCCATCGGCCGAGGTCGTGCATGTCAGCGACCCCTCGACACGGTGACGGTGAACTTCGCGTTCCGGGCGACCTGACGGGTGGGGCCGACGAGCCGCTCGAGCGCCGCGCGATAGCGCAGGTGCGAGTTCCAGACCGTCCAGAGCTCACCACCCGGAGCGAGCACCCGAGCGGCATCGGCGAACAGTCCGTGGGCAAGCCGCTCGTGCACGGCTGCACCGGTGTGGAACGGGGGATTCACCGCAATGAGGTCGGCGACACCGTCGGGGAGGCTCGACAGCCCGGCATCCTGAATGACCTCGACACGGTCGGCGACGCCGTTGGCGGCGGCCGTTGCGCGGGCGGACGCGACCGCGGCGGCCGAGACGTCCGACGCATGAACACGCAGACGCGGATGCTGCCGAGCCAGCGTCACCGCGATGACTCCCGACCCGCAGGCGAGGTCGACGGCGAGTGCATCATCGCCGATCTTCTCCGGCAGGCTCTCGAGGAGGAATCGCGTGCCGATGTCGAGGCCGGCGCCCGCGAAGACCCCACCGAAGGCGCAGATCTCGAGGTCATCGATCTGCGCACGCCGGGGCTCGGGGTCGCGTCCGTCGTGAGGCTCGGCGGCGATGAGGACCCGCGACTTCTGTCTCGCGGGGCTGACGTCGATGCGTCCGAAATACCGGTGCAGCACATCGTTCATCGCGAGGCTCATGTGCTTGATCCGGCCCCCGGCGTAGACCCGCACCGCGGAGTGGGCGTGCCGCGCGATGAGGCCCGCGATGTCGTCCAACGCGTCCAGCGAACGCGGCAGGCGCAAGAGCACGAGGCGGGCTTCGCGGACGAGCTCGGCGCTCAGCGGCAGCGAATGGAAGCGCCCCGCCATCCCGAGCGTCGCCGCATTCTCTGCGAGGGCGCGCTCCCCGAGGAGGGAGTCCTGGTGCACCCGGATGCCCTCGCCCGGCCCCGTGGATGCGAGGGTCAACGCCCCGTAGGCGTCTCCGATCACGACGACATCCCCGGCGGCGGTGTCGCGGCGGGCCTCCTCGGAGACATCGAGGATCAGTCGGTCGGCGGCGTCGACCGCGACGAGATCCGGCGCCTCGACGTCTGGCCATCGCCGCAGCACGTCGAAGGGGAACTCCACCCCTCCACGCTAGAGGGAGCCCGGCCGGGTCGCCGTCACGACCCGGCCGCTGTGGGTCACCCGATGTGCAGGGGGCGTTCGAGATCGATGTCGATGGGAGGTGCGTCCAAGACGTCGTCGACCCGAGCCGGACCGGCGTATCGGATCAGGCGATCGCTGATCTCCACCCCGTCCGCGAAGACGCGTCGCATCTCCAGGAGGCATCCGTTCGCGAGCTGGACCCGGTCGCCCGCACCCGGCGCCGGAGCATCGTCCGTGGGTGCTTCCGGGCCGCCGAGGCGCAGAGCCGCCGGCGTCACGCCGGCAACGGCGGCTGCGAGGGTATCGAACTCACGGATCTCGCCATTGGGGAGGCGCTCCTTGATGTGGACGTCGAGGTTCCAGAGCGATCCCGGGGTTCGAGTGATCCAGCACTCGATGCCTCCGGATGCGGACTCCCACCCGCCCAACCAGGCGGCAGGCATCGTGTCGGTGTCCGGCTGCGTGCTCCAGGAGATGGGTCTCGTCGGCGGGAACACAGGGTACGGCTCCTGCCAGGTGACGGCGAACTCGAGGGCGT of the Microbacterium invictum genome contains:
- a CDS encoding class I SAM-dependent methyltransferase; the protein is MEFPFDVLRRWPDVEAPDLVAVDAADRLILDVSEEARRDTAAGDVVVIGDAYGALTLASTGPGEGIRVHQDSLLGERALAENAATLGMAGRFHSLPLSAELVREARLVLLRLPRSLDALDDIAGLIARHAHSAVRVYAGGRIKHMSLAMNDVLHRYFGRIDVSPARQKSRVLIAAEPHDGRDPEPRRAQIDDLEICAFGGVFAGAGLDIGTRFLLESLPEKIGDDALAVDLACGSGVIAVTLARQHPRLRVHASDVSAAAVASARATAAANGVADRVEVIQDAGLSSLPDGVADLIAVNPPFHTGAAVHERLAHGLFADAARVLAPGGELWTVWNSHLRYRAALERLVGPTRQVARNAKFTVTVSRGR